In Candidatus Deferrimicrobiaceae bacterium, the genomic window GCCGAGGCGAAGCGGATGCGCCGTCAGACCGCGAAGGACGACCGAGCACGGCGCAGGCGTACTTGCGGTACGCCGAGCCGGGCGCAGGGAGTCCGACAAAGGGCTGGCGGTGCGTTCCCTCGCCGCAGGCGCCGGTCGCCCACAGGGCTGCCTTTTCTGCTGCGACAAGCGATCCCCGGGCTGCGTCGGGCGTGCTCGTCGCTTGCTTGTGCGGCGTACTTGCCGTACGCCTCCGCGCTCGCTCCTGCGCTTGCCCGCCGTGGCCAAAGGGTCTCCCTTGTCTCGCGACGAAACCCTTCCGGGGACCGGCCCCCTGCAGCGGCGCTCGAATGCCAAGGTATTTGCGAGACGGTGCACTGGATTGCCGAGCCGCCTGGTCGGCGCCTAACCGCGCACCTCCCAGTGCCCGGGGATCCACACCCGTACCTCCACGTCCCGGTAATGGCCGGGAACCCAGATCCGACGGCCGCGATCTCTCCCGTAGCCGTCATCGTAGCGGTCCCCGTAATCGTCATCGCCGTAACGGCGCCCTGCGCCCTCGATCTCCCAGTGACCGGGGACCCACCGCCTCTCGATCCTGCTCTCGTAGCGGCCCTGGACCCAGACCTCTTCCGGCGGGTAATACACCCGCGGTGCGGGAGCGTAGACGGGGGCCGGGTAGGGTTGGGAATTCGCAATCGCGTTGCCGAGAATCGTCACGCCGATGATCCCGGTCAGGATCTTCCCGGCCGTGGCCCATCCCCGGTCCCCCGCAAGGGCGGGGGAAGGAGCCACCGCCGCCAGAAATGCCGCCGTAGCCGCTATCGCAATCAGTTTTTTCATCGCTTCCACCTCCTTGCCTTCGGTGCTTCCTGCAGGGAATAACCCGGCTTCCCGCAGGAAAGTTTCCCCGTTCTGCCGATATGACGAGGCCGCGGTCGCGGATATTCAACAGGACGGTTATTCCGCGGAAATGATGAGAATCAGTACGCCTTTCTGGTAGGGGGGACCCCCCACGAGCACCATTCCCCCCCGGGTAAGGCCGAGGGTCGTGGTGAGGAGGTTGCGCTCCGCCTCCATCATCTGGACGGCGAGCCTCACCTTGTTCCCCTTGGCGGGGACAGGCGTCACCCGCATCGACCGGTTCCCGGGCAGGCCGAAATCCCCGGTTTCCCCGACCGAAAGAGTGCGCTTCAGGCGCTCGACCAGCCGATAGGAGGTGTAATTGAACATCGAGTGCAGCTGGTTCCGGATCGGGGTGAGCGCCGGGTCCATCGTGTCCCCCTCGTTGGAAGCCACGACGACTCCCACGTCGACGGCAACCGGCGCGTCGGGGGCGGCGGCGACGGCATGCGCAAGAATGAGGAGAAGAGCGAGGAAGGCAACCGCCGGGAGGCAGGCCCCCGGCCTTCGGTCACGTCTTCCCATTTTCGATGATCCAGATCACCCGTGGAAGTCCCTCCCCCTTGTCCACCAGGGCCACGGTCGCCGTGTCGGATTCGAGGGATTCCACAGTGACATCGAAGCTTTTTGGGTGAAACGGGGCCCTCGTCCCATCGAAAGGGTAGAACAGGAGGGCGAAAACCGCAAGCGCGGCCGCCGCGGGAAGTAAGAACCATCGGTGGAGAACAGGGGCGTACCACGGTTCTTTGCGCTCCTCGATCCCGGCCCGAACCCGGGTCCACATGGCGGAAAGCTGCGGCTCCTTCTCCCCGACACGCACGGCGGACCAGAGGCGGAGGAGTTCCCCGACCCGCGCAAGTTCGGCCTCCTCGGCGGCGCACGGACCGCAAGCCCTGAGGTGGTCGCGCATTTCCGCAGCCCCACCGGGCGGCAGCCGGCCGTCGATCAGGTCCTGGATCTTCTGTCTCGCTTCCCTGCATTCCATCTTCTTACCTTCCCCGGAACCCCTTGAGGGCGCCCTTCAGTTTCGCCCGCGCGTAATGGAGGCGCGACATCACGGTGCCGACCGAGCAATCCAGAATCCGCGCGATCTCCTCGTATGCCAGTCCCTCCACTTCCCGGAGGAGGATGACCGTCCGGTGGTACTCCGGAAGGGCCGCGATCGCCCGGCTGATCCCTTCCGCGAGTTCCCGGTTCCCCGCAAGTTCCTCGGGGGTCTTCGGATATACCATGGCTTCCGATTCCGACGTTTCCCCGGAAACCCATGCATCGTCGAAGGAAACCGTGGGCGTTCTCGAGGTCTTCCTCCACCGGTCGATCGCCCGGTTGACCAGAAGACGGTAGAACCAGGTGTAAAAATTCGAGCCGAAACGGAAGTCCCTCAGTTTGTAATACGCCTTCACGAAGGCGTCCTGCACCACGTCCTGGGCCTCGTCCGCGTCTCCCACGATCCCCAGCGCCACTCCGAATGCCCGCCGTTTGTACCGTTCCATCAGATCGCGGAACGCCCCTTCGTCGCCTGCAAGCGAAGCCCGTACGAGATTCTCATCCGGCACGTTCGCCTGTTCGTTCCCACTCATAGGACGTGGCTTCCCGGATAACTATTCATCCCCCGATCGGGCGGGCTCAATGAATTTCCCCCCAATGCTTCCCCCTGCTCACGGATACGGTGAGGGGCACCGACAGGGACGCCACCCCCTCCATCGCACCCTTCAGGATCCGCTCGACCCCGGCGGCCTCGGCTTCGGGCGCCTCGGCGATCAGTTCATCGTGGACCTGGAGAACCAGGCCGGCGCGCATTCCCTTCTCCCGGAACTCCCGGTCCACCCGGATCATCGCCAGCTTGATGATGTCGGCCGCGCTCCCCTGGATCGGGGTGTTGATCGCCATCCTCTCGGCCGCCTCCCGGAGAACCTTGTTCCGGGAATTGATGTCCCGGAGAAACCTTCGCCGGCCGAGGAGGGTGTGGACATACCCGGCCTTTCTCGCCTGTTCCTTGAGCTCCTCGATATACCGGTAGACGCCCGGATAGCGCAGGAAGTACTGGTCGATATACTGCTTCGCCTCCTTGGCGCCGATATCGAGCTCCCGAGAAAGCCCGAAGGGGCTCATCCCGTACAGGATGCCGAAGTTGATCACCTTGGCCCTGCGGCGGAGCTCGGGCGTAACCCCGGACGGGGGCACGTCGAAGACGGCGCAGGCGGTTGCGGCGTGGATGTCCTCTCCCTCCCGGAACCTCCGCGTGAGCTCGGCGTCCCCCGACAGGTGGGCCAGCAGGCGCAGCTCCACCTGGGAGTAGTCGGCGCCGACGAAAAGCGCTCCCGGTTCCGCCACGAACCCCGACCGGATCCTCCTTCCCAGGTCGGCGCGCACCGGAATATTCTGCAAATTGGGGTCGGAAGAGGAGAGGCGCCCCGTGGAGGTCTGGGTCTGGTGGAACGTCGTGTGGATGCGGCCGTCCCGCGGGTTCACCATTCCCGGCAGGACGTCGACGTACGTGGACCGGATCTTCGCGAACGTCCGGTATTCGAGGACGAGTCCGGGGATCTCGTGCGCGCCTTTGAGCCGCTCCAGCACATCCACATCCGTCGAATAGCCGGTCTTCGTCTTCTTGACCGGAGGCAGCCCGAGTTTCTCGAACAGGAGAAAGGAGAGCTGCTTGGGGGAGTTGATATTGAATTCCGGCCCTGCGATCGCCGCCACCTTCATTTCGATCTCCCGCGTCCTCGCGGCCAGCTCCTCCGACAGTCCGCCGAAGATCCCCGGGTCGATCCGGATCCCCTTCTCCTCCATTCGGAACAGGACCGGCAGCAGCGGCATGTCGACCTCCCGGAAGATCCCCGAAAGCGAAGCCGTAGCCAGTTTCTCCTCGAGGATCTCCCCCAGCGCGGCGATCTCCTCCGCTCGATCCGCAAGCTCCCCCGTCTCCTCCCCGATTCCCCCGTGCCGGGGAAGGAACCGGTCTCGCAGCTTACCAAGGGTCGGCGTCCCCTCTTCCGGGGCGAGAAGGTAGGCGGCGACCTGCAGGTCGAACAGCGACGGATCCTTGCCGGGGGGGACGAAGTCGCCGCACCGTCTCAGGAAGGCCTTTCCTTCGTACAGATAGACCGTCCCCCCTTCCTCGCCGACCCGGCGGACGAAATCCGGAACGGCGCGGTCCGGGAGGAACCAGACCCCCCGACCGGGGACCGCGACGGCGATCTCCCCCCCCGTCTTCCCCGAGGCGGCGACGGCCGCCCGGGGAGGGACCTCGCCCCCGATCGCGGCGAAGAGATCCCCGGCCTTCTCCGCACGTCCGCGATCCCGCAAAGGAGCCTTCCCGGGACCGGCAAACGGCAGCGCCGCCGGTTTCAGGTCCAGATCCTCGAGAAGCTTGCGGAACCCGAGCCGCCGGAAGAGCGCGGCGGCCCTCTCCGGGTGGATCCCCCGGGGCGCAAGGTCGTCGATCCCCCACGGGATGGGAACGTTACGGTCGATCACCGCCAGCCGGCGGCAAAGTCTCGCCATCTCCGCGTTTTTTTCGA contains:
- a CDS encoding zf-HC2 domain-containing protein: MECREARQKIQDLIDGRLPPGGAAEMRDHLRACGPCAAEEAELARVGELLRLWSAVRVGEKEPQLSAMWTRVRAGIEERKEPWYAPVLHRWFLLPAAAALAVFALLFYPFDGTRAPFHPKSFDVTVESLESDTATVALVDKGEGLPRVIWIIENGKT
- a CDS encoding sigma-70 family RNA polymerase sigma factor — encoded protein: MSGNEQANVPDENLVRASLAGDEGAFRDLMERYKRRAFGVALGIVGDADEAQDVVQDAFVKAYYKLRDFRFGSNFYTWFYRLLVNRAIDRWRKTSRTPTVSFDDAWVSGETSESEAMVYPKTPEELAGNRELAEGISRAIAALPEYHRTVILLREVEGLAYEEIARILDCSVGTVMSRLHYARAKLKGALKGFRGR
- the polA gene encoding DNA polymerase I, whose translation is MTSLYLIDGHNVLYRTFFGLPRLSAPDGMPTNVVLGTARILLKILREEKPAAIAAVFDSPGPTPRHVLFPEYKANRLKVPEELLAQVPVVKEVIDALGVPRIEVPGAEADDIIGTLARVAEERGVEVVIISSDKDLYQLVSQKVRIRDGLKERTVGEEEVRETFGVEPGQVAELLALAGDPSDNIPGVPGIGEKTASGLIREFGTVENLLAHTGTLKGKQKERIEKNAEMARLCRRLAVIDRNVPIPWGIDDLAPRGIHPERAAALFRRLGFRKLLEDLDLKPAALPFAGPGKAPLRDRGRAEKAGDLFAAIGGEVPPRAAVAASGKTGGEIAVAVPGRGVWFLPDRAVPDFVRRVGEEGGTVYLYEGKAFLRRCGDFVPPGKDPSLFDLQVAAYLLAPEEGTPTLGKLRDRFLPRHGGIGEETGELADRAEEIAALGEILEEKLATASLSGIFREVDMPLLPVLFRMEEKGIRIDPGIFGGLSEELAARTREIEMKVAAIAGPEFNINSPKQLSFLLFEKLGLPPVKKTKTGYSTDVDVLERLKGAHEIPGLVLEYRTFAKIRSTYVDVLPGMVNPRDGRIHTTFHQTQTSTGRLSSSDPNLQNIPVRADLGRRIRSGFVAEPGALFVGADYSQVELRLLAHLSGDAELTRRFREGEDIHAATACAVFDVPPSGVTPELRRRAKVINFGILYGMSPFGLSRELDIGAKEAKQYIDQYFLRYPGVYRYIEELKEQARKAGYVHTLLGRRRFLRDINSRNKVLREAAERMAINTPIQGSAADIIKLAMIRVDREFREKGMRAGLVLQVHDELIAEAPEAEAAGVERILKGAMEGVASLSVPLTVSVSRGKHWGEIH